The genomic interval AAGcaaaaaagttaggcaagtaatGACACTTGTGCTAGGATAGTAGTAACTTTTTATGTTAGGACTTTAATTGCATTGTTGTCCACATAGGTTGCTATAAACTGGTGCATCTGCAAAGGAACAATTCCAATTCCGGGAGTCAAGTCAGTCAAACAGGCCGAGGAGAATTTAGGTGCCCTTGGTTGGCAACTCTCTGCAGACGAGTTATCTCAGTTAGAATATGGTGCCCTTGAATCTCCCAGCAAAATGATTCAAAACATTTTTCAGACCAGCTAAGTAACTGTCGCGAATGATTATGCGATATGTCGCGAATTTCAGGCTACGATCTTGCTACTCTTGTTATGTGCCTCGAGTCCCCATTGGCCCGATCTTTCCCTCCTGATCGTGTTTCCGTATTCTGTTTCCTTGggccatttatttttatttttatttttgccttTCGACCTCTCATTTGCTTCCTTGCAAGGGGGTGAACATTTTGAGTTCTGAAAGCAGGGACACTCTTTCTAAGAATCCAGTACCGATCCCTCGACGGCTAGTGATAAGCAAATTGGGCTTTGTATGCTAAATCTTCAGTTGCCGTCCAGTGTAATACAAGTACGTTGCTGTAGAATATGCcatttgttatttgaaatatatataattgTGGGGTGAGTGACCAAAAAAAATCAGTACACTAAATCAGTACGTAGAGAATTCCATCCGCTTTGTCTTTCAAATtttccattattattattattgttacatTTTATGAGGATTATTCAAAATCTTCACGGGAATTATTAATCAGTGAAACTAAAGATGAGGATGTTAATATCTGCCGTTTGGATTTTTGGCTCCTTCCACCTCCGCCTGGTATGAGTTACGTGAGTACAAATGACAAAAGCCCAGGTGTGATTCGTGTCCCGTCGTGTCGTAGTCCTGCTACCCAACCCAAACGGTTgtggataatttcaaaaattttccttgAGATTTCCTGCTATTTCTCTTTAACTCttttgaagttttaaaaattgCACTTACCTTCATTAATGTGACATTTTTGGTAACCAAACCTTAAAAAAGGGTTAAAAATTCAATGAAttctctaaaatacccttatctcataaagttttatttattattctaaataattatAGAGTAATTTTGCGTAATTATAAAAGGAATGAGCATCAAGTTTTTTATATTGTTTGATAATCAATTATAACAATAAATCTATAGCTATAATAGCCTTTTTTTAGTGCTTTAGTGAAAATACGTATCAATTTTAAGATAGAGAAGAAAGtgtcattttaattttttaaaaactttttggACTAGTTCAATGATGGAACTATCATAGTTTGGTAGTAATTTTGAGCATTGTTATTATcgatttattcttgattttgatacaaaaattttaaaaaaaaaaggagcagaAAAAATTGGATGGTATCAaatgttataaaaaaaaaaaaagttactagTTTGACATTTGATCAACATAGAGGTTGAGGACAATATTGATAGTTTTTCATATTGTGTGATAAaaatataagagaaatgaaTAAGAAGGGAAAATGATTATAAAACCCATCCTTTGTATGAGCATGGCAAACAAGAGAGTTTCAATAGAATGTTAAGGTTAGTATTGTTTTTTTCAAGTGGATAAGGGagataagtgtaatttttaaaattttagagaTATTAAATGAGATTGGCAAAACCCTcgagggaggtttttgaaattatcccatgtTAAATATCAATTCTATTTCCACCTTCCCTTCGTAGCCGCCACGCCACCACCTGCCAAGCAACCGCCATAATCCGCTTCATTCACCCTGCCTTGTCCTTACAGGTGCCGGTGGCCCATACTCTTCTGCCCTTCTACTACTACCTCCTTGTCCTCTCTTCACTCAGTCTCCAATCTCCATTTGCCAACAcgtactagttttttttttttttttttttaaattttaaaatatgaaaCGTCGACACCTGCTCTGCTCCATTCTTGATTCTGCATATGGCCTCTTGCTCCCCTGTTCTTTCTTGTACTTCTTGTACTTCTTTCCCGACTCTCCTCCCCAACCCGAACTCCCTTGCTACTTCTACTACTTCAACCACTCCTGTCACGCCACTCCATTCCCTTGGCTTTTCGATCCTGATCGCCCGATTCCGTTTTCTGCTCCCTCAGGTTCAAACGGCAACTCTCATTGTTGTTCAATCCCACCAATTCCAATTCTTTTAAGACTCCAAAGACGTCAATGGCAGAGGCCTCATCAACCGAGAAAAATAAACAAGTATTTGAGTCGGAGGAAGACCTGGCTGTGGACTTGGCTGAGTATGTCGCCCATCTATCTGATCAATTCGCCAAAACAAGGGGTGCCTTCACCGTTGTTTTATCCGGGGGTTCTCTTGTCAAGTCTCTCAGGTCAGTGATATGCGATATCCTCCTCCTTTCTAATATCTATCTCTCCGTTCTATTGATTTGGGATGCTGGGGATCGCAGGAAATTAGTAGAGCCTCCCTAcattgatttggtggattggtCCAAATGGCACGTTTTCTGGGCGGATGAAAGAGTTGTTCCAAAGGATCATCCCGATAGCAATTATTTTCTGGCCTATAACGGCTTTCTATCCAAGGTTAAGAAGAAGCATGACCATTGGCTTTACAAATTCTCTTTTTATCTTGGGATTTAAAATACTACCCCACGAGTGATATGAGCTTATCCTTCTAATCCTTGCTTATCATTTGATCGCATTCTGCTAATCTGTTGCATCTTTAATCCAATTCGTGGATGGATACTTGGTTATAGCTTGTAAACATATGATCTGGGATTTTAAGCTTATTAGTTAAGCTTAGTTCCTTCAACATTGCGGTCAAGTTTTTCAGTGGAATGTTAATTTGACCTATATAATTATGCCTCGTGCATGCCGCATTTTGTACATTTACACTAGATGGCAAAAGAAAGATTTGTTGTTTTCGCTAGTGATTCAGGtttctcccccccccccccccctctctctctctctctctctcacacactaAAACTTTTGTGTCTACATACTCTTGGAAGCTTGAAGATGGTGTAATAGAAAATGTGATGAGTTTGGGCTAAAATAAGAGCACAAGGAACAGATGACCTCACTAGCAGCTGTGTTCCTCCCTATGGTGGATGAGTTAATGGAAATCGGTCATCTGAACAAGCGCTTGACATGGTGTTAATACATGAAGCTCAGATTGTCATTTGAAAGTATAGGCTTTTTCTAGCAATTTCTACATTCATAGATCGCCCTGTGCTTGATGTTGACAGCATTCTGATGTACTACTCAAAGAGTAATTGGTGTTGATGGTTCTGGGATCCCCTGATATCTAATAAATTAAAGCTCTTCCCATAATAAAACTtagattttctaaaaaatcCCTATGAAAAATAGAGTTTTGTCCCCTGGGATTAATGTTGGAGAAATTTAGACTTTGCCTCTTTCATCTATATTGTTGTAACCTTCACTATCATGAAACAAAATTCCTTGGTTTGTCATCAGTCATGGGCAAGTTAGTTTTCAAGTTTAAATCATTGATCTCTTCGTAATGAGCAGAAGTGCTGACTAAAGTGCTAGTGCAATACCTCTGCATAAAGAAAACATATTTTATTTATGAACAACTTGAACGTGATAGGTTAGCAATAATTCTCCTTTATTTGGCATCATTTTCCCATTGTGCTTCGTTTTTTGCCTCACATTTATCCCATATGTTCTTTCATTCAGTTACTTCTTGTTCTGCATTTATGGCTTTGCCAGAGGCCTTCAAAGTTCCCATGCGTTGGTGGAATAGTTGTCATTTGATGAAAGCCACTGAATGTTGTTTCAAACAATAGAGTTGTTATTAATTGAGCTTAATAAGGAATGTTGCTCTTGTATTTGAAGTTACTTGCAAGGCAAGGGAAGTAGATTTTCTATTATGTGTGAACTTAATGATAGTCCAAAAACAAAGTATGGCATGATTCGTTAACTATCTTGTTGTAGGAGATTTATACATGTGCTTGGTAGTCTATATTTGTTTATTGCAgtttatcttcttgtctcctGCCCTGTTGTTTTGTGTTACCTTCACTTTATTGTGGCTGTGATACTTGTTTTTACTTGCAGATTAGATGAACCAAATTTGTTTTGTAGCCATCCTATTCCCCTCCATGAATGAATTACCTGAAAGTTTCTGAACTTGTGTAATTTGTTATTCCTTTGTCTGCCAGATTCCAATTCCTGTTGGCAACGTGTATGCCATAAATGATGCATTGTCTGCTGAAGGTGCTGCAGATGACTATGAGACCTGTCTCAAGCACTTGGTTAAGAACAGGACGATAGAAGTATCAGAGATCAATGGTTTTCCAAAATTTGATCTCATGCTTTTGGGAATGGGACCAGATGGGCATGTTGCCTCTCTTTTTCATGGGCATCCACTTGTGAAAGAGAACAAGAAGTGGGTTACTTTCATCAAGGACTCGCCAAAACCTCCTCCGGAGAGGATAACGTTGACATTCCCTGTAATAAATGCTTCCGCACATATTGCACTTGTTGTAGTAGGAGCTGGTAAAGCCGATGCTGTTCGTTCAACACTGGGTAGTGATCAGGACACCGATTTGCTTCCCGTGCAAATGGTTTCACCTGACGGCAAGTTGAATTGGTTCTTGGACAAGGGTGCGGCTTCAAAGCTGTAGGGTGCACACTTGCCTATAACAACATCAGTTGATCTTGCTCGGTAAATATCCCTTGGTCTTTATGTCTTACCTTGTGGATGTGCTTGATGGTTTTGTAAGATTATCATTATTATGTAAGGTACTGGTGTTTCTGTTTACTCAGATTAGCAGCAGGCAAGAATTGAATATTCCCGATGCTTGAATGCCTTATggtgatttttttcctttcaaattaTCTGTGGTAAGGATTCATGGAAATTTTGGGTTTCAGTGCTGGGGAATAAGGATACTTGGGCGTCTGTCTTCTTTTTGTGATGTTAAGTCCTTGTATTAAGTTATCTAACAATTGAAGACAGCCCAGGGTTTATGTTTAATCATAGGGTAACTACTTTTGGTGTCCTCAAAAACTAGTATTTATTTTAACTTGCGTGCTGTTCCCCCTTCCGTTGGATGGGGCATGAGCTCCTTCCGTTGCACCAGGGCTGGCGAGGCCTGCTCAATTTACGTCCTCGTGTTGTTGCAGATTGAAAAAGTTGTGAGCCTTTTTAACCAACTTGTATTAGGTGAACTGGCCACCAGATTGGCTGCAGATCATGGATTCAAACTTTTGGCACCAAAAtggtaagaaaaaaaattagaaaagagaAGGATAAGTTGAGTTTTGAGTGCTAATTCTGAAAGTATCAAATAAACAGAGGCACCACCCCTACCATTGCATAGCGAAATTGGTGGCAACACGGATTTCCACGTATCGAAATCATGATGTGTTTTCAGCTGTGGAATGCCTCCCTCTCATTTTGGCAAGACTACGAAGAAGTCGATCTAAGGTAGCCTCACTGTGTATGCCAGaatcttctttgtttttcttggtaAACATGTTTCACTGATGAGTTCTCAAACCAAGAAGACTGCACTTAATCGCAAAGCTAATCCAGTTCTGTAGTTAATCTGGCAAGTTCAAGTAAAGTCAGACCACTCGACTAGTGACAAAAGCAACCAGCAACCAAGACCGTCTTCATATTTGGGGCTCTCCCATCTGCCCAAGTTTTGCACATTATTGCTTGCTTATGTGTCGCAGTTCCAGTGATTCATCATCAATCACAGAGAAAGGTTCCTTCACTTTGTCCATACGCATCAGTATTATTTGACCTTAAGAGAGTTGTTGTCTCCATATAATTTGAATCGCAAAGAATTGGTTTTGCTTAAAAACTTTAGATTTGGTAATTAGCAGCCCAGATTTAATTAAAAGTCACATCAATCGCGGTTCAATTGCAGAGCCATCTCTTTTCGCGAGTGGAAACTGTACGACGAATCTTATACGAATCCGAGGCCCGACTGGACTGACTGGACTGCCCACTACAGAAGAATATTTTCGCACTATATATAAGTATGGTGGTGCCCCGCTCAGAGGGAAATTGAGCAGCAAGTTGCAATCTTCATCCGAATTTTTCAGAAGGCCAAACGACAAAAAATCTCGAATTAAACCGGAGGAGGAGGATGGCTAGCGAAAAAGCGAAGAAGACCATCCTGAAATTCGACACCGAGGATGATGTCGCGGTGGCTCTGGCCAAATACACCGCCGATCTCTCCCAAAGATTTATCCAAGAGAAAGGTTCTTTCAACGTCGTCCTCTCGGGAGGTACCCTAATCGACACTATGAGGTACTACTATATAACCAACAGTACGAtgttctccttttcttttctttttttagttttattttttaaatgaaaaacatcatttaataaaattcaacaaagcgTGCAAGGAAAAAGTTAATGCTCCAAACTCGATTTGGGTTTAATGGAGCAGATTACTATGATTCAACCTCACATATTGATCCCATGATTAACGTTAATATCCATCCATATTTCAGGTATCTAACCCAGGCCCCTCACAAGGAATCAGTGGATTGGTCAAAATGGAACATATTTTGGTTGGATGAGAGGGTGGTTCCCCTGGATCACAAGGATAGCAATTACAAACTTGCCTACGATGGATTTCTTTCAAAGGTGACTTCTTTGTAATTTCTGCTGTCATTTCTAATATAATTTCTTACTCAGACACAATCGCATATTATGTTTTCGAGCGTCTAATTTGCAAGTGGAGTGAGGTCCGtcttaattttcaatttagCTATATGGCACAATCTCAGATTCTAATCTAGCTATCTACAAATATTGGACTTGAAAATGGCCAGAATCATATAATTTTGAACCCACGCCTTGAAACGAACACTGTAGAATCTGATGTGATGGACTTCCCACTAATTTGAAGGATCGAATGTGAAGTCTCAAACAAGAAGCCATTATTGTTTCTCTGTTGTGCTTGTATCTGCTGCCTCTTCACAGCTCGGTTGTTGGCCTTGCCATATCGGAAGGCATCAATCAAGTGCTTTCTTTGTTTCAGGTATCAATTCCAGGTGGTCAAATTTTTCCCATCAATGACAAAAAGTCACCTGAGGGTGCAGCTGAAGATTACGAGGCCCTTCACCGGGATTTGGTCGCGAGAAAGATCCTACCTTTGTCAGATGCTACTGGTTTCCCCAAATTCGATCTCATGCTTCTCGGCATGGGACCAGATGGGCATGTGGCTTCTTTATTCCCTAACCATCCTCAGCGAAATGAGAAGGAGCGTTGGGTGACCTTTATTACAAACTCGCCAAAACCACCTCCACCAAGAATCACGTACACCTTTCCTGTGATCAACTCTTCGTCAGAGATTGCAATGGTGGTAACTGGCGCCGAGTTAGCCACTGCAGTGAAAGATGTGCTGGGGAATCCCAACTCGAATTTGCCTGCCGCTGAAGTTTCCCCCCAGGGACTTCTCACCTGGTTTTTGGACAAGGATGCTGCTTCAAAACTTTGAAGCACCAGGGAGTGTCCCTCACTCTTTTCACCTAATAAAATCAGAGTGCTACATGACAAATAAATATTGGCTACCTGGAGGTTGGAAGTAGGCCCAATTACTTGAAGCGTTATGCTTTGTCTAAGAACGATGTATTAAATCTTGTTACCTGCCTGAATCCTGCTCTGTTTCCGACACTATTAGTTAAGAGACTGATGAATCATGATGACTGTCTTGTTTCCTTTCCCACTTTTAACATTGCAATAGGAGATCTCTATATTCGCGTACTTCTGCTGGTACTAGAGAGCTGAAAAGCTAGCAATCTGATTGTTTTCTTGAAAGAAGGATCCCAAGTACTAGAAACCGGGGCTGCAAAGCAAGGAGTTGCGGATATTATCGGCTCTAACTTCATCCGGCTGGGAGTTACGATGGGGAGCAAGTTAAAGGTACCACATGAGGAAATCTAAACTTTTAAATTCTTTCCCTTGGGCCTGCTGCCCCATACCAATCATCATAAGAGAAAAAGTCTCAGCTTCTCAACGCAGTACAACTGTAACAAGGATATTCCAAGTCTCAATCTACCGAGGCATTGAGGAGTACTTAGTTCTGTGGTCTTATCATATTTTTAGCACTCGCCTGAGAGGCATGGCAAGGTCGACCTCTTCATCATAGGCTgcatcgttttttttttttggttaagatCGCCGAAACTCTGCAGCCGAATGCTTTGACAAAAAGAAAGGCTTTGTTTCGTTCCTGCATTATATGGGCTTGAGATATCAGATATGGTCCAATTTTTGCAGTAGACAAATCTTCGACTTGGCAAACTAGAATTTTCATATTACAAGCCAACCACCcactttattttttcttttgcagcAATTTTTTTCATGTTGGAAACAGTAAATTAGTTAATCTAAAGCACTGTTGATCAAGCTTAGCACGTTGAGACAAACTTTGGTCTTCCTGCATTGTGGGCTTGAGATATCAGAGGATATATAAGCTTTTTGGGCATGTCTTCTTCCGACTGGAATTTCTCGTTTAGGTCTCTGTCTAAGAATCCAGAcaggagaaggaagaaatttttCTATGATGGTGGCTTTCTCAAGTGCATCCTCATCCTAATTAACGCGCATCAGCATCATGTTATCCAAGTGTTTTTTAGAACGTGCTGACGAGGAAGTCTAGGCCCCAGTACTTTGGATGATACAGGGATTAACTTTTTTTTATCGTGTGTATCATCACTAGGGATTTGTCAGTTTATGAAAATATATAATCTCCGCATCCGCATCAGCATCAAATTGATGATGGTTT from Coffea eugenioides isolate CCC68of unplaced genomic scaffold, Ceug_1.0 ScVebR1_2730;HRSCAF=3811, whole genome shotgun sequence carries:
- the LOC113757097 gene encoding probable 6-phosphogluconolactonase 4, chloroplastic — protein: MASEKAKKTILKFDTEDDVAVALAKYTADLSQRFIQEKGSFNVVLSGGTLIDTMRYLTQAPHKESVDWSKWNIFWLDERVVPLDHKDSNYKLAYDGFLSKVSIPGGQIFPINDKKSPEGAAEDYEALHRDLVARKILPLSDATGFPKFDLMLLGMGPDGHVASLFPNHPQRNEKERWVTFITNSPKPPPPRITYTFPVINSSSEIAMVVTGAELATAVKDVLGNPNSNLPAAEVSPQGLLTWFLDKDAASKL
- the LOC113757096 gene encoding probable 6-phosphogluconolactonase 4, chloroplastic — protein: MAEASSTEKNKQVFESEEDLAVDLAEYVAHLSDQFAKTRGAFTVVLSGGSLVKSLRKLVEPPYIDLVDWSKWHVFWADERVVPKDHPDSNYFLAYNGFLSKIPIPVGNVYAINDALSAEGAADDYETCLKHLVKNRTIEVSEINGFPKFDLMLLGMGPDGHVASLFHGHPLVKENKKWVTFIKDSPKPPPERITLTFPVINASAHIALVVVGAGKADAVRSTLGSDQDTDLLPVQMVSPDGKLNWFLDKGAASKL